In one Diabrotica virgifera virgifera chromosome 5, PGI_DIABVI_V3a genomic region, the following are encoded:
- the LOC114334098 gene encoding male accessory gland serine protease inhibitor-like produces the protein MKFIYFLFSVVALTACVYANDQEVYLPSDCYRPVEYHPNGIACMALIPVWRWDVREEACVRDTYGGCNPTNNNFPTLKECNQVARPVCENSSEEVFRPTNN, from the exons ATGAAATTCATCTATTTCTTATTTTCTGTTGTCGCTTTGACTGCATGTGTGTATGCCAACGACCAAGAAGTCTACTTACCTTCAg ATTGCTATAGACCTGTCGAATACCACCCGAATGGAATTGCTTGTATGGCCCTCATTCCTGTATGGAGGTGGGACGTCAGAGAAGAAGCTTGTGTACGTGACACCTACGGAGGATGCAACCCCACCAACAACAATTTCCCCACCTTGAAAGAATGTAACCAAGTTGCTAGACCCGTTTGTGAAAATTCTAGTGAAGAAGTATTTCGGCCTACTAACAATTag